The Staphylococcus sp. KG4-3 genome has a window encoding:
- the ftsZ gene encoding cell division protein FtsZ, with translation MLEFEQGFNHLATLKVIGVGGGGNNAVNRMIDHGMNNVEFISINTDGQALNLSKAESKIQIGEKLTRGLGAGANPEIGKKAAEESREQIEDAIQGADMVFVTAGMGGGTGTGAAPVVAKIAKEMGALTVGVVTRPFGFEGRKRQTQAAAGVEAMKAAVDTLIVIPNDRLLDIVDKSTPMMEAFKEADNVLRQGVQGISDLIAVSGEVNLDFADVKTIMSNQGSALMGIGVSSGENRAVEAAKKAISSPLLETSIVGAQGVLMNITGGESLSLFEAQEAADIVQDAADEDVNMIFGTVINPELQDEIVVTVIATGFEDKPSSQGRKASNTGFGNSATSGSTTKEDTISSSSVGASQASSDSASESRAHTTNEDDIPSFIRNREERRSRRTRR, from the coding sequence ATGTTAGAATTTGAACAAGGATTTAATCATTTAGCGACGTTAAAAGTCATCGGTGTAGGGGGCGGCGGTAATAACGCTGTAAACCGTATGATTGACCATGGTATGAATAATGTTGAATTTATTTCAATTAATACGGATGGACAAGCTTTAAATTTATCAAAAGCTGAGTCTAAAATCCAAATTGGTGAAAAATTAACACGTGGTTTAGGTGCTGGTGCAAACCCTGAAATTGGTAAAAAAGCTGCTGAAGAGTCACGTGAACAAATTGAAGATGCTATCCAAGGCGCAGATATGGTATTCGTAACTGCTGGTATGGGTGGCGGTACTGGTACAGGTGCTGCTCCAGTTGTAGCAAAAATTGCTAAAGAAATGGGCGCATTAACAGTAGGCGTTGTAACACGTCCGTTTGGTTTTGAAGGCCGTAAACGTCAAACGCAAGCTGCAGCTGGTGTTGAAGCAATGAAAGCTGCTGTTGATACATTAATCGTTATCCCTAATGATCGTTTATTAGACATCGTTGATAAATCAACACCAATGATGGAAGCATTCAAAGAAGCAGATAACGTGTTACGTCAAGGTGTTCAAGGTATCTCTGACTTAATCGCTGTATCTGGTGAAGTTAACTTAGACTTTGCAGACGTTAAAACAATCATGTCTAACCAAGGTTCAGCTTTAATGGGTATTGGTGTTTCTTCAGGTGAAAACCGTGCAGTAGAAGCTGCTAAAAAAGCAATTTCTTCACCTTTATTAGAAACTTCTATTGTAGGTGCACAAGGTGTACTTATGAATATTACAGGTGGAGAATCATTATCACTTTTCGAAGCGCAAGAAGCAGCAGATATTGTGCAAGATGCTGCAGACGAAGATGTAAATATGATTTTTGGTACAGTAATTAACCCAGAATTACAAGATGAAATCGTTGTAACAGTTATTGCAACTGGTTTTGAAGATAAACCTTCATCACAAGGTCGTAAAGCTTCGAACACTGGTTTTGGTAATAGTGCAACAAGCGGAAGTACTACTAAAGAAGACACAATTTCTTCAAGTTCAGTAGGTGCTTCACAAGCATCGTCAGATAGTGCTAGTGAAAGTAGAGCCCACACAACTAACGAAGATGATATTCCAAGTTTCATCAGAAATAGAGAAGAAAGACGTTCAAGAAGAACTAGACGTTAG
- the pgeF gene encoding peptidoglycan editing factor PgeF, translating to MQEKFIKKHHILDYEHDYLKKVKLGITTREDGLSPFPRNAFNMARYIDDNQQSITQHQEMLATTIDFPREQWVFPIQTHENKVVEVTEQDRGTNIDSLTDHLHGVDGLYTYDENILLTMCYADCVPIYFYSEKHHFIGLAHAGWRGTVGQIVIEMISHIDFELCDLSVVIGPATSNSYEINDDIKSKFEELPIDINQYIKTRGADRHGIDLKLANALLLENAGIPKDNIYITDYATSEDLSLFFSYRVEKGNTGRMLAFIGQ from the coding sequence ATGCAAGAAAAATTTATTAAAAAGCATCATATATTAGACTATGAACATGATTATTTAAAAAAAGTAAAATTGGGTATAACAACAAGAGAAGACGGTTTAAGTCCTTTCCCTCGTAACGCTTTTAATATGGCAAGATATATTGATGATAATCAACAGAGTATCACTCAACATCAAGAAATGCTTGCTACTACAATTGACTTTCCTAGAGAGCAATGGGTTTTTCCAATTCAAACTCATGAAAATAAAGTTGTAGAAGTAACTGAACAAGATAGAGGTACTAATATTGATTCACTGACAGACCACTTGCATGGTGTAGATGGTTTATACACATATGATGAAAATATTCTGCTTACAATGTGTTATGCTGACTGTGTACCTATTTACTTTTATAGTGAAAAGCATCATTTTATAGGGCTTGCACATGCTGGTTGGAGAGGAACTGTTGGTCAAATCGTCATCGAAATGATTTCACATATAGATTTTGAGTTATGTGATTTAAGTGTTGTCATTGGACCAGCCACTTCCAATTCTTATGAAATTAACGATGATATAAAGTCTAAATTTGAAGAATTACCGATAGATATTAATCAGTATATAAAAACTAGAGGTGCAGACAGACATGGTATTGATTTAAAACTTGCGAATGCATTATTGCTGGAAAATGCAGGCATTCCTAAAGATAATATTTATATAACAGACTATGCGACATCTGAAGATTTATCATTATTCTTTTCTTACAGAGTAGAAAAAGGAAATACAGGTCGAATGTTAGCATTTATTGGTCAATAA
- a CDS encoding YggS family pyridoxal phosphate-dependent enzyme: MDVQYNLKCISEQIQTHCEKGNISTMPNVIAVTKYVTIDRANDAYNAGIRHFGENRLEGFQQKKAALPKDAVMHFIGSLQTRKVKEVINEVDYFHALDRLKLAKEIDKRAEHKIKCFVQVNVSGESSKQGVSLSEVNTFIEELKQYENIEIVGLMTMAPLTEDEPYIKSLFQLLKTKRDEIKALNLNYAPCTELSMGMSNDYHLAVEAGASFVRIGTKLVGKEE; this comes from the coding sequence TTGGATGTACAATATAATTTAAAGTGTATAAGTGAGCAAATACAAACACATTGTGAAAAGGGTAATATTTCAACAATGCCAAACGTGATTGCAGTGACAAAGTATGTTACAATAGACCGAGCTAATGATGCATATAATGCAGGAATTAGACATTTCGGTGAAAATCGTTTGGAAGGGTTTCAACAAAAGAAAGCAGCCTTACCCAAGGACGCCGTAATGCATTTTATAGGTTCTTTACAAACTAGAAAAGTTAAAGAAGTTATCAATGAAGTTGATTATTTCCACGCATTAGACCGTTTGAAATTAGCAAAAGAAATTGATAAAAGAGCTGAACATAAAATTAAATGTTTTGTACAAGTGAATGTATCTGGTGAATCATCTAAACAAGGTGTTTCATTATCAGAGGTTAACACTTTTATTGAAGAGTTAAAGCAATATGAAAATATAGAAATCGTTGGTCTTATGACTATGGCTCCTTTGACTGAAGATGAGCCATATATAAAAAGCTTGTTTCAATTATTAAAAACAAAAAGAGATGAAATTAAAGCGCTCAATTTAAATTATGCACCTTGTACTGAGCTATCTATGGGAATGAGTAATGATTATCATTTAGCCGTTGAAGCAGGTGCATCGTTTGTGAGAATTGGGACTAAACTTGTAGGAAAAGAGGAGTGA
- a CDS encoding cell division protein SepF: MALKDLFNGFFVVEEEDDELEAPHEEEQNRNQNKQQAQSQSNFNEQSNNGYTEKPRSIQSVPKKQSTRLQQSSGERKYQMNNSSSKNNTRNVVNMNNQEQDQFDFAQESSKMCLFEPRVFSDTQDIADELKNRRATLVNLQRIDKVSAKRIIDFLSGTVYAIGGDIQRVGSDIFLCTPDNVEVAGSITDQIENMEYQGE; this comes from the coding sequence GTGGCTTTAAAAGATTTATTTAATGGATTTTTCGTTGTAGAAGAGGAAGATGACGAATTAGAAGCGCCGCACGAAGAAGAACAAAATAGAAACCAAAACAAACAACAAGCACAGTCTCAAAGCAACTTTAATGAACAATCAAACAATGGTTATACAGAAAAACCAAGATCAATACAGTCCGTTCCCAAGAAACAGTCAACAAGATTACAGCAATCATCGGGAGAAAGGAAGTATCAAATGAATAACAGTTCATCTAAAAATAATACAAGGAACGTTGTGAATATGAATAATCAAGAACAAGATCAATTTGATTTTGCACAAGAAAGTTCTAAGATGTGTTTATTTGAACCCCGTGTTTTTTCAGATACACAAGATATTGCAGACGAACTTAAGAATCGTCGTGCTACATTAGTTAATTTACAACGCATTGATAAAGTTTCTGCTAAACGCATTATCGACTTTTTAAGTGGTACTGTTTATGCAATTGGTGGAGATATTCAACGAGTTGGATCAGATATATTCTTATGCACACCTGACAATGTTGAAGTTGCTGGGAGTATTACTGATCAAATAGAAAATATGGAATACCAAGGTGAATAG
- a CDS encoding YggT family protein — MDIGLLANIFNFILFLVQIYYYGMIVYFVMSWIPNARENKFGQFLAKLYEPFLEQFRKVIPPIGMIDISSIVAIVVLVLFRSGLASIFNLILTKLM; from the coding sequence ATGGATATTGGTTTATTAGCAAACATATTTAATTTTATTTTATTCTTGGTTCAGATTTATTATTACGGGATGATTGTATACTTTGTTATGTCATGGATTCCCAATGCACGTGAAAATAAATTCGGTCAATTTTTAGCGAAGTTATATGAGCCGTTTTTAGAACAATTCCGTAAAGTTATACCGCCAATTGGAATGATTGATATTTCATCAATCGTTGCAATAGTAGTACTTGTACTATTCCGTAGTGGTTTAGCGAGCATATTTAATTTGATTTTAACTAAATTAATGTAA
- a CDS encoding RNA-binding protein, translated as MIHIDIYQHFRKEEHDLIDQLIDKCNRANDQYAPVLTTFLDPRGQYIMEVVVGSFDDLNVTFYGGPYSERKRAFIAPSYFEPTKEEFEIVLIEVDYPQKFVTLQHQHILGTIMSLGIEREQLGDIVVSDKIQFTLTKQLESYIILELNRIKGATVKLNSIPIKDMIQSKENWQSFDTTVSGLRLDVVLKDMIRKSRTIAKQLIDKKRVKVNHTVIDAADFQLDSGDLLSIQGFGRAMITDIGSKTKKDKIRISYKTLFK; from the coding sequence GTGATACACATCGATATTTATCAACATTTCAGAAAAGAAGAACATGATTTAATAGATCAACTTATTGATAAATGTAATCGTGCAAATGACCAATACGCTCCTGTATTGACAACATTTCTTGACCCACGTGGTCAGTATATAATGGAGGTTGTTGTAGGCAGCTTTGATGATTTGAACGTTACATTTTATGGTGGGCCATACTCAGAAAGAAAAAGGGCTTTTATTGCGCCAAGTTACTTTGAACCAACTAAAGAAGAATTCGAAATTGTATTGATTGAAGTTGATTACCCACAAAAATTTGTAACACTACAACATCAACACATTTTAGGTACAATTATGTCGCTCGGAATTGAAAGAGAGCAGTTAGGCGACATTGTTGTATCAGATAAGATTCAATTTACTTTGACAAAGCAACTTGAATCTTATATTATATTAGAATTAAATAGAATCAAAGGTGCAACAGTTAAACTTAATTCTATTCCTATAAAAGATATGATACAATCAAAAGAGAATTGGCAATCATTTGATACAACAGTAAGTGGCTTAAGGTTAGATGTTGTATTAAAAGACATGATACGTAAATCTCGAACTATTGCAAAACAATTAATAGACAAAAAACGTGTTAAAGTAAATCATACAGTGATTGATGCCGCAGACTTTCAACTTGATAGTGGTGACTTATTGTCAATACAAGGATTTGGCAGAGCTATGATTACTGACATAGGCAGTAAAACTAAAAAAGATAAAATTAGAATTTCTTACAAAACGTTATTCAAATAG
- a CDS encoding DivIVA domain-containing protein, which produces MPFTPNEIKNKTFTNARNGFEPTEVESYLEQLSNEIERLKEDKVQLEKVIEDKESNIQSYKEVHQSVSDALIQAKQAGEETKAAATKDAEATVSKAKAEADRIVNDAVEKARRLSFQTEDMKRQSKIFRSRFRMLVEAQLDLLKNEDWDYLLNYDLDSEQVTEENINHLNDNELTEEEKAMKARAEADNNAASSDQTSATDSENK; this is translated from the coding sequence ATGCCTTTTACACCAAATGAAATTAAAAATAAAACTTTTACAAATGCAAGAAATGGTTTTGAACCTACTGAAGTTGAAAGTTATTTAGAACAACTTAGTAATGAAATAGAACGTTTGAAAGAAGATAAAGTACAATTGGAAAAAGTGATTGAAGATAAAGAAAGTAATATTCAATCATATAAAGAGGTACATCAATCTGTTAGTGACGCGTTAATACAAGCTAAACAAGCAGGGGAAGAAACTAAAGCAGCTGCGACAAAAGATGCTGAAGCAACAGTTTCTAAAGCGAAAGCAGAAGCAGATAGAATTGTTAACGATGCAGTTGAAAAAGCACGTAGACTTTCTTTCCAAACTGAAGATATGAAACGTCAATCTAAAATTTTCAGATCACGTTTCCGTATGTTGGTTGAAGCACAATTAGATTTACTTAAAAATGAAGATTGGGATTATTTATTAAATTATGATCTTGATTCTGAACAAGTCACTGAAGAAAACATTAATCATTTAAACGATAATGAATTGACTGAAGAAGAAAAAGCTATGAAAGCTAGAGCAGAAGCAGATAATAACGCCGCTTCTAGCGACCAAACATCAGCTACTGATTCAGAAAATAAATAG